GCTTTTTCCCGTCTGGAATGTGATCGGTTGTATACCAGTGATTGTAATATTGATGTCGTTCAGTCGACATCTGTCACAGGCGCCCGGGGTTATATCCTGGGTAATATCGATCACAGTTATTTTTTGTCTGGGGACGCTTTCCCTCAGGGTTTTGAATTTAGCGAAAATGATGTGTTGTATAAAAAATCTGGGGGTATGTTTGTTGTCACGCAGGCTGGGGCGTTGATGAGCGGCGGTGATACAGTAAAAGCGGCAGAGATTGGGCAGGATTATCTTATCTGCGCAGGCTCTCGAAACTGGGCGTCCACTAATACGAAGTCAGCGAAAACCAGAATTATGATTCCTGGCGGTGGACGGGGAGGTGAAACGCTCATTGCCACGATAACCCGAGCGCCTTATCCCGTCAGTGGGGCTTACAGGATTTACATCACTCCTGCACTGTTTGCCCCCATATCGGAAGGGACGATCATCAGTCCAGCCTCCCCTGTAAAGTATGTTGATGTCAGTGCTGATGTTCTGGATCTAAATACTTATCAGGAAAATGCCTCTCTTTAAATCACGTCCCTGATACCTGAACAGGTGTGTTCTGTTCAGGTATCGCGTGTTACACCACCACGCACATCGGCCTGCCTGACACCGGATCGGGGTGGATTTCGGCTTCGACGCTAAATACCGTTTTCAGTAACGCGGGCTGCATCACCTCTTCCGGCGATCCTTGCGCCATTACGCGCCCGTTTGCCAGGACCACCAGATGATCGCAATAGCGGCTGGCCTGGTTCAAATCATGCAGTACGGCGACCACCGTTTTTCCCTGTGTTTTTAGTGTGCCCATCAGTCGCATCAGCTCAACCTGGTGATTGATATCGAGATAGGTTGTGGGTTCATCGAGCAAGACGACCGGAGTATCTTGCGCCAGCACCATTGCCAGAAAAGCCCGCTGACGTTGTCCGCCGGATAGCTCGGTTAGCCGACGCTCGGCAAGATGGTGCGTCTGAGTCTGGCTCATGGCTACATTGACCCGCGCATTGTCTTCAACGGACAACCGTCCCCATAACGATACCCACGGGCTACGGCCATAACTCACCAGTTCCCGAACGGTGATGCCTTCAGGGGTTAAGTGATGCTGCGGCAATAGTGCCAGTTGACGGGCGAACTGACGTGATGTGAGGCGGTTAATGGGGTGTTCTTCAAGCCACACTGAGCCAGATTTTGGGGCTAGCAGGCGTGAAAAACAGTTCAGCAGCGTGGATTTCCCGCATCCGTTGGGGCCGAGTAGCGCAGTAATTTTCCCCTCAGGTAACGTGAGTGAAAGCCCGTCCAGCACCGTTTGCGAACCATAACTGACGGTCAGATTTTCAGTACGTAATCTCATTTATCGCATTCTCACAAGCAGCCAGACAAACCACGGTGCACCGATAATGGCGGTCAGTACGCCAGCCGGAAGTTCCAGCGGCGGGTGGATAATTCGCGCCAGCAGATCGGCAACCACCAGCAGCAGTGCCCCCATCAGAGCGGAGACTGGCAGCAGCCAACGGTGACGTCCCCCGGTCATTTTTCGCACCATATGCGGCACGACCAGACCGATAAAACTGATGGGGCCGCAGACGGCAACACCGGTTGCCGTCATGGCCACGGCCAGCATGAGTCCCCAGAACTGAAGACGCCGGACCGGTACGCCAAGCGTGGTGGCTCTGGCATCGCCCAGCGCCAGCAGATCGAGGTCGCGGCAAAATCGCAGGCTTAACGGCAGAAGCAGCACCAACAGGGGAACGGCCACTTTCACAAAGCTCCAGTCGCGCCCCCACAGGCTACCGGTCAGCCAGAGCAGGGCATTGCTGACATCTTGCGGGCGGGACAACATCAGATAATCGGTGATGCTTGCCCAGCAAGCAGAAAGGGCAACACCGGTGAGCGCCAGTCGCATCGGCTGGGCGGTATCGGCCAGGAGTCGCAGCAGGAGCAGTGCTGCCATTCCACCGCCAAACGCCAGCAGTGGCAGAAATATGACCGGAAGTGAGGGCAGTAAAAGCAGCGCCCCCACGGTCGCCAGGCTGGCCGCATGGTTTACGCCAAGGATATCCGGCGAAGCCAGCGGATTACGCACGATGCCCTGAACCAGTACACCGGCGACGGCCAGTGCGGCCCCGACAAACAGCGCCAGAAGCAACCTCGGCAGGCGGTAATCCATCAGAACGTAGTAGTGTTCCCGGCCAGTATGCCAGTCGGTCAACAGGGCATGCCACGGCACGGCGATGACCCCCATCTGGAGTGATAATACGGCGCAACCCGCTAACGCAATTGCAAGGAGGCTCACCATCGCGAATCTCATCCGCGCCTCCTGACCAGCCACACAAAGCAGGGCGCGCCAAGCAATGCCAGCACAGCGCCTGCGGGAAGATCGCCGGGGAAAGCCAGCGCTCTTGCCAGTACATCGGCCAGCAGCATCAACGTAGCGCCCATCAGCATACTCATAGGCAAAACCTTGCGCTGATCAAACCCAATCCAGACACGGGCGAGGTGCGGCATGAGTAAGCCAATAAATGCGACAGGTCCCGCCACGCTGACACACGCGCCCACCAGAATCAGCACCAGCACATTGATGAGCAGACGTAGTCTCGGCAAATTCACGCCCAGCGTATGGGCGGTATGGTCGCTAACGTTGAGCAGATTAAGTTGATTCGCCAGCAGCAAAATGATCGGGGTGACGATCATCACCATCGGAAAGAGTTGCCAGAATTCCTGCCAGCGTGCATGGGAAACGCCGCCGGCAAGCCAGTAAAAAATGCCATAAGCGTGATCTTCAGCCAGCAGTAGCGTGATGCGGGTAAGGGCCATGCAAAACGCCGAAAGTGCGATGCCCGCCAGGATCAGCTTATTGCGATCCTGCGTGTGCCGGAATCCCCCGCCTGCTGTCATCACCAGCAGCCAGCTCATACCTCCGCCACAGGCTGCGATAAACGCCACGGAATAACCAGCGATGGGCGTCGGGCTGAGCGCACTGGTCAGCGCCATCGCCAGCGCCGCACCGCTGTTAATACCGAGGAGTGAAGGCGAAGCCAGCGGGTTGTGGGTCAGGGTTTGCAGCAATGCGCCCGCCAGTGCGAGACTCGCACCAATCAGCATAGCGACCAGGCTTCGCGGCAGGCGAAGATTATGCACCAGCGCTTCGGGCAGCGTCGGCGTGTGGCCTGGAATGAGCGCTCGCAATGCCTCTGCCCCAGAAACAGGAATGGCCGAGTAGCAAAACAGACTCAGCCAGAAAATAGCGATAAGCGCCACGATGGGAATGCCCCACCGCAGCGCGGGATGATGTAGATCGATCATTTCACATCGGCAAGTGGCTGGTGGTGAAAGATTTTTACCGTGTCACTGGCAATGCGTTCTGCGGCGAAAATTCCCCGCATTCGCGCCCAGGCGTTACTGTCGACCGACGCGACCTGCTGTTTTTGCGCTGCGGTCAGTATCTGCCAGAGCGGATCCTGCTGCCAGTTTTTGACGATGCTCTCCTGACGGTAATGGGCAACCAACAACCAGGTTGGGTTAATCGCCAGTAACTGCTCAAGGCTGATGGAGGGCATAGCGGCGCCAGCCATTGCGGTCGGGACATTCAGCCCCAGTGCTTTCAGTACACTGCCGGTGTAGGTGTCCTGGGTATGCAGGTTGAACTGCTGTTCGCGGGATGTGCCAAAGACGACGTGCGTTCCTTTGGGTAACTGGCTGGCCCATTGCGCCATCTTCTCGTGATGCTGCTCAATGCGTGCCTGCATCTGCGCTTTTTTTCCAATCACCTCGCCGATGATTGCCGCTGATTGCAGATTTTCGGCATAGGTTTCATTACGTGATTTGAGCAACAGTACCGGGGCGATTTGCTGTAGCGCACTGTAGATCCCGGCATGGCGACTGCTGTCGGCAATGATCAGATCCGGCTTCAGCGCACTGATCGCTTCAAGGCTGGGTTGTGCGCGGGTTCCGACAGATTGCCAGGGCTTCAGATGTGCACGTACATCAGGCAGAATTCGGCTGGCATCGTTATCGTCTGCGATCCCGACCGGGCTGACATCGACGGCTGCCAGCGCATCTGCAAACGACAGTTCCAGCACCACAATCCGTTGTGGTGTTTTATCGAGTGTAAAAGTGCCATGCTCATCCTGAACCGTGGCGGCAAAGGCGTGGCTGGTGACCAGCATCAGGCCTGCAAAAAGAAAACGGATAAATGCCAACATCGTTGTATTCCTGCTAAAAGCCCGGCAAGCCGGGCATTAACACGTCAGAACTTCAAAGAACCCTGCATGTACAGCGTACGCGGCTGGCCTGCATAGATGCCTTTGTTGTTATCGTCATACGCGCGGGTGAAGTATTCCTGATCGAAGATGTTCTTCACGCCAAACGCCAGGTTCAGGTCAGCCATCTGTGGACCGAAGTCATACGCCACGCGAGCGCCCCACAGCATGAAGCCTGGAATGCGACCGGTACTGCCGTCAGCACTCTCTTTCACGGTGTTGGCGTTATCCGCAAACTGGCTCGACTGGAAGTCACTGTTCAGATTGAACGTCCAGCTACCGGGTTTGTAATCCACACCCAGCGTGCCTTTATGTTTTGGTGAGAACGGAACCTGATTGCCGTAAGTGTCGCCATCTTCACGGATCCGGGCATTCACGTAGGCATAGCTGGCGTACACGGAGACGTTATCCAGTGTTGGCGTCAGTGTGCCCAGATCGTAGCGCGCCTGTGTTTCCAGCCCGGTATGGCGGGTTTTACCCCGTGCAGTCACGGTATCGTTGGTCTGATTAGAGTCGTACTGATTATTGAAGTTAATCAGGAACAGCCCCATTTCTGCGCTCAGCGCACCGTCGTCGTATCGGGTTCCGAGCTCCCAGGTTCGCGCTTTTTCCGGTTCCACATTGCCGCTTTGCACAGCCTTGCCAATTTGGCTGTACTGTACGGTGCCGAACGAGCCTTCAGTGTTGGCATAAAGATTCCAGCTGTCAGTCAGGTGATAGAGAACGTTGAGCGCCGGGAGTGGGGCGTTATAGCTCACTTCCTCGCGCGTGCCTTTGATGTTGTTGTCCTGGTATGACTCGATATGTTCAAAGCGCATACCTGGCGTAATGGTCCAGTTGCCCACATCGATTTTGTCATCCAGATACCAGGCATGCGCCTCTGTTCCGGAGCGGGTATCACGATCATACGGGCTGGAGGTGGACGGCAACTGACCGCTGCTGGTGTTGGTGTAGTAGCGCATTTCATGCGTCGATTCATTGACATAACGGTAACCTACACCGACTTCGTGCGCGGTGGGGCCCATCATAAAGCTCTGGCTATAGCGTGGCTCAATGCCGCGCACCCAATAGTTACGAGGGGAAAGGGTGATGCGTTTACCTTGTTCCAGATAACCGCTGCGCAGCGTTTCGGTGTAGAAACCCTGAATATTGAATTTATGCTGGTTGTCCGGCTGGAACTGGTAGCCCAGGCTCGCCAGTTTGCGACGTCCCCAGAAACGATCATACGGGCGAGTTGATTGCCAGCGATCGGCGTTGTAATCCGCACGTGACAGGCCGCCGGGCATGTCAGCTTCGCCATCGTAATATTGCAGCAGGCTATTAAAAGTATGCACCTCGTTTGGCGCATATTTGCTTTTCAGCATCAGGTCGTCGATTCGCGTGGCGCTGTGCTCGCGCCAGTCGCTACCGCGTGTACCGGAATAGAGAAGTGATGTGCCAAAACCATTATCCGCCGTACCGCCAACCATCAGGTTGTGCGTCTCTTTCGGATTATTTTGCGAAGAGGTTGGGCTGAGCTGGCCTTCAACACCCGCTTCAATCCCAAAATCCTGCGGGATGGCGCGGGTTACAAAGTTCACTACGCCGCCCACGTTCTGCGGTCCGTAGCGAACTGCACCGCCGCCACGCACCACATCGATGGCATCCATGTTACCCAGCGAAACCGGAGCAAGTGAAAGCTGTGGCTGACCGTAAGGGGCAAACGGGACGGGAATTCCGTCCATTAATACCGTCGAACGGCTGGCAAGGCGTGGATTAAGCCCGCGGATACCAAAGTTCATCGCCAGGTCGTGGCTACCGGTTCCGTTGTTTTCCGGGGCGGTGACGCCAGGAATACGGTTAAGCACGTCGCGCATGGTGGTTGCGCCTGTTTTAGCGAAATCCTCACGGCGGATCACGTCGCGTGCGCCAGCATGTTCGAAAACGTCGTTTTCACGCGCATCGCCCAGCCAGTCACCCACCACGGTCAGGGCATCTTCTTTTGGCGTGGGGGCTGCCTCCAGCGTCCAGCTGTTGTTGCCCAGAGGCTTAACCTGCAAACCGCTACCGCTCAGCAGCTGTTGCAGTCCTGTTTCCACGTCGTAGTCGCCGTGCAGTCCGTTGCTGTGTTTGCCGCGCGTCAGGCTGGCATCTACGGACAGGGTGATCCCGCTGTGGGCGGCATACTGGTTGAGTGCTTTGTCCAGCGATCCCGCCGCGATATCAACCTGTGCAGCCAATACGGAAAACGATGCCAGCCCTGCCAGTGGCAGCAGGCTCAGGCGAATGGCGTTAACCAAAGGTGTTGTGTTATGAAAAACGCGTAAAGGCGTCATACCTTCTCCATCATCATTTTTGTTGTATTCAGTTATGAGTCGAACGAGAAGGGTAAAAAGGACAATCGAAATGAGAATTATTTTTCTTACAGTGGCGAGATGTTGACCCAGTATCGCGTAACTGACTGAATTTTAACGGGGAGTGTTTGGGCGATCACATTCAGGATCGCGTCGGTATTCTTCAGCGGGAATGTCCCGCTCAGGCGTAACCCAGCGACGGCAGGATCGCAGCGCAGTACACCATTACGATAACGCGCCAGGGTTAATATCACTTCCCCAAGCGGTTTATCACTGAAGCTCAGTACGCCCTGGGTCCAACTGGTAACGTCGTCATCCTGCTGGGTGAGGACGCCAAATTCAGTGGCGCTGAATGACAAACTCTCTCCGGCATGTACGATGCGCTTTTGTGTCGGGGCGTTGGCCAGAATCACTTCCACGGCGTGCTGCTGAACGGCGAGGCGGGTGATGTCGTCCTGTTGGTGAACGGTAAATTCTGTGCCCAGGGCGGTTAACTGGCCCTGGCGAGTGAATACCCGGAACGGGCGCTGCTGTGCATCTTTCGCGGTGGTGATAGCAATTTCGCCGTACCAGAGTTTCACTGTGCGTTGCCGGGCGTCAAAACGGACATCTGCGGCACTTTGCGTATTGAGCATCAGCAAGGAGCCATCTTCCAGTTTGTGCTGGCTGACGTTGCCTTTCGCCGTACGGTAATCGGCGCGCAGTCCTTCACCCGTTTCGGATTGCCAGAGTTGCCAGCCCCCACCCACTCCGAGTAACAGCAGAAGACCTTTCATCACGTTGCGACGGGTCAGCCGTGTGTCGTGCAGCGCCCGGCTGGCGACATCACCAGGAACATGGCTAAGCTGGCTGCGCAAGTTTTCTACCTGCTGCCACGCCCACTGGTTATCCTGATCTTGCTCGTACCACTGCTGCCAGCGTTCCTCCTGCTGAGGACTGACACGCTCGCCGCTTAAGACGGCATACCAGTGCGAAGCGGAGCGCAATGCCTGACGGCGTGAATCGGTTAACGACGGGGTCATAAACCGTGCTCCAGGCGAAACAGCAGACAGTGTTCAATGGCCCTGGCGACATACTTTTTCACAGAGCTGACCGAGACTCCCAGTCTTTGGGCAATGTCGCTATACGTCAGGCCTTCCAGTTGCGAAAGCAGAAAGGCCTCGCGGGTTTTGCCGCTCAAACCATCAAGCATGGTGTCAATCAGTTGCAGGGTTTCGAGCTGGCTTTCACGCTCTTCTGGTGAAGGGGCCAGGGCCTCAGGCAGATTCCCGAGCATCTCAAGGTATGCCTTTTCCAGTGCATGGCGGCGAAAGAGATCAACCATCACCCGTTTGGCAATGGTACAGAGAAATGAACGCGGATCGCGGATCGTGGACAGCGTTTCGCTACTCATCACTCTCAGGAAGGTGTCCTGGGCAATATCATCGGCATCAAATGCCGACTGGAGTTTGCGAGTGAGCCAGGTTTTCAGCCAGCCGTGATGCGCGCCGTAGAGCGATTCAAGTGTGAAAGCAGCGGTGGTAGCGGCGCGGTCAGACATGCGGAATGTATCAAAAGTTAATCATCACGCGGCTATATTAATATGAGAATGGTTCTCATTACAATTGGAAATAAAAAAGCCTCGCAATGGAGGCTCTTAACACATTGTTATCAAAGACGATCAGGTAATCACCATCGGCCAGTCTGGCGGGGTGTGGCTCATCGCTTCAACCATCACCACTTTTACGTTTTCCCAGATCGTTGCGACATCTACCAGAGTGATGCCAAGCAGACCCGTTGCAAACCAGCAGGCGGCTCCGAGTCCCAGGACAGTGCTGATGATGGCAAGGCCAGCGTAGTCAGATTTACGAAATTGAATGTTCAGCGTGCTGGCTAAAAACATCAAAACCGCACTCAGTAACGGCCAGCGCAGAAGAACCATGCTGGTAGTAATGGTTGCCATAAAACCAATCCTCGACAGGGCAGACGAAACGTAATGAAACAGTGTTTTGTGTTACATAAGATATGTGAACTATATCACACTTGCTGTTTTATTCGCCAGCGTTCATGTGATGAAAAATCGATGTTTTATAGCCAGGGTAAATGTGTAGAGCGCCGACGGAAAATATATCTTTGCAGGCGAAGGAATGATTCTTTGTACTCTTTATAATAAATTCATTGAGATAGCAAAACCTCTGCAATAGGTCGTAAGTTGTATAATATTTACAGTATTAAACCTATGGATTATGCTTGAGTGGACATATAAATGTACTCGCAGTTAATAATTCAGGATTTTGAATTTATTGGTTTTCTTACTTTTATGTATCATTTTTATTACGCACAGAATAAGACTGTAATCTTTTAAATATTATTTGGATGTTTAATCTGATTTACCATTTTCCCGAATCCTGATTTATTCGTTGCGGTCGGTTTATCGCTCAATGACCTGCGAATCAACGATGAAAGAAAAACGACGCGAGATTGTTAATGACAGTATGCGGGCGTTGCATGCACTGGCAAAGCTAATGCCTCAACTCACCTCGCAATCCTCTCTGGTAGAAATGCTTGAAACCATCAATCGCACGCTGGGGTCGACACTGGCCTGGGTAAGTGTCGATGATGACACTGGTTTACAGCGTGTTGTGTGTGCCGGTGACGTGACCTGTCATTCTTTTGATGTGACTGATTTTCTGGCCAGCACGTTACTGCAAAGGCACAAACGCTCATGGAGAGTGGTGTACTGGAAAGAAAATATTGGCAGAGCATTGTTTCCTTCTCAGCATCCTGGCTACTCGCAATTACAAAGCGGCGTATTATGTAAGCTCTCATCACAGGACTGGCGATGCAGTGGCTATTTCTTTTTAGCCTTTGACGAACGGTTATATTCGTTACCGATACTCAAAAATATCGTGATGGTTTTGGTTGAAAAATTAAAAGATTATTTGGCAGAAATCGTCGCCAGGGAGAAAACGGCGCAAGAAATGCAGCGAGTTGTCACGCAATATAAAACGCTCTTCGAACGTGCGCCGGTGTTGATGAACGCTTTCGACCGACATAACCGATGTGTGTTATGGAATGCGGAATGTGAAAAAGTGTTCGGCTGGAGCATGGCTGAAATCAGTGCACATTCCGATCCGCTGATGCTGTTTTATCCCGATCCTGAAGAACGGAGGCGGGTGCGAGAGTCGATTCATATCTCCCCACTTAAGGATATGTATGAATG
This sequence is a window from Enterobacter sp. RHBSTW-00994. Protein-coding genes within it:
- the fecE gene encoding Fe(3+) dicitrate ABC transporter ATP-binding protein FecE, producing the protein MRLRTENLTVSYGSQTVLDGLSLTLPEGKITALLGPNGCGKSTLLNCFSRLLAPKSGSVWLEEHPINRLTSRQFARQLALLPQHHLTPEGITVRELVSYGRSPWVSLWGRLSVEDNARVNVAMSQTQTHHLAERRLTELSGGQRQRAFLAMVLAQDTPVVLLDEPTTYLDINHQVELMRLMGTLKTQGKTVVAVLHDLNQASRYCDHLVVLANGRVMAQGSPEEVMQPALLKTVFSVEAEIHPDPVSGRPMCVVV
- a CDS encoding YjcB family protein → MATITTSMVLLRWPLLSAVLMFLASTLNIQFRKSDYAGLAIISTVLGLGAACWFATGLLGITLVDVATIWENVKVVMVEAMSHTPPDWPMVIT
- the fecA gene encoding TonB-dependent Fe(3+) dicitrate receptor FecA, which produces MTPLRVFHNTTPLVNAIRLSLLPLAGLASFSVLAAQVDIAAGSLDKALNQYAAHSGITLSVDASLTRGKHSNGLHGDYDVETGLQQLLSGSGLQVKPLGNNSWTLEAAPTPKEDALTVVGDWLGDARENDVFEHAGARDVIRREDFAKTGATTMRDVLNRIPGVTAPENNGTGSHDLAMNFGIRGLNPRLASRSTVLMDGIPVPFAPYGQPQLSLAPVSLGNMDAIDVVRGGGAVRYGPQNVGGVVNFVTRAIPQDFGIEAGVEGQLSPTSSQNNPKETHNLMVGGTADNGFGTSLLYSGTRGSDWREHSATRIDDLMLKSKYAPNEVHTFNSLLQYYDGEADMPGGLSRADYNADRWQSTRPYDRFWGRRKLASLGYQFQPDNQHKFNIQGFYTETLRSGYLEQGKRITLSPRNYWVRGIEPRYSQSFMMGPTAHEVGVGYRYVNESTHEMRYYTNTSSGQLPSTSSPYDRDTRSGTEAHAWYLDDKIDVGNWTITPGMRFEHIESYQDNNIKGTREEVSYNAPLPALNVLYHLTDSWNLYANTEGSFGTVQYSQIGKAVQSGNVEPEKARTWELGTRYDDGALSAEMGLFLINFNNQYDSNQTNDTVTARGKTRHTGLETQARYDLGTLTPTLDNVSVYASYAYVNARIREDGDTYGNQVPFSPKHKGTLGVDYKPGSWTFNLNSDFQSSQFADNANTVKESADGSTGRIPGFMLWGARVAYDFGPQMADLNLAFGVKNIFDQEYFTRAYDDNNKGIYAGQPRTLYMQGSLKF
- the fecD gene encoding Fe(3+) dicitrate ABC transporter permease subunit FecD is translated as MRFAMVSLLAIALAGCAVLSLQMGVIAVPWHALLTDWHTGREHYYVLMDYRLPRLLLALFVGAALAVAGVLVQGIVRNPLASPDILGVNHAASLATVGALLLLPSLPVIFLPLLAFGGGMAALLLLRLLADTAQPMRLALTGVALSACWASITDYLMLSRPQDVSNALLWLTGSLWGRDWSFVKVAVPLLVLLLPLSLRFCRDLDLLALGDARATTLGVPVRRLQFWGLMLAVAMTATGVAVCGPISFIGLVVPHMVRKMTGGRHRWLLPVSALMGALLLVVADLLARIIHPPLELPAGVLTAIIGAPWFVWLLVRMR
- the fecI gene encoding ferric citrate uptake sigma factor FecI, with product MSDRAATTAAFTLESLYGAHHGWLKTWLTRKLQSAFDADDIAQDTFLRVMSSETLSTIRDPRSFLCTIAKRVMVDLFRRHALEKAYLEMLGNLPEALAPSPEERESQLETLQLIDTMLDGLSGKTREAFLLSQLEGLTYSDIAQRLGVSVSSVKKYVARAIEHCLLFRLEHGL
- the fecR gene encoding ferric citrate uptake sigma factor regulator FecR, giving the protein MTPSLTDSRRQALRSASHWYAVLSGERVSPQQEERWQQWYEQDQDNQWAWQQVENLRSQLSHVPGDVASRALHDTRLTRRNVMKGLLLLLGVGGGWQLWQSETGEGLRADYRTAKGNVSQHKLEDGSLLMLNTQSAADVRFDARQRTVKLWYGEIAITTAKDAQQRPFRVFTRQGQLTALGTEFTVHQQDDITRLAVQQHAVEVILANAPTQKRIVHAGESLSFSATEFGVLTQQDDDVTSWTQGVLSFSDKPLGEVILTLARYRNGVLRCDPAVAGLRLSGTFPLKNTDAILNVIAQTLPVKIQSVTRYWVNISPL
- the fecC gene encoding iron-dicitrate ABC transporter permease FecC, with the translated sequence MIDLHHPALRWGIPIVALIAIFWLSLFCYSAIPVSGAEALRALIPGHTPTLPEALVHNLRLPRSLVAMLIGASLALAGALLQTLTHNPLASPSLLGINSGAALAMALTSALSPTPIAGYSVAFIAACGGGMSWLLVMTAGGGFRHTQDRNKLILAGIALSAFCMALTRITLLLAEDHAYGIFYWLAGGVSHARWQEFWQLFPMVMIVTPIILLLANQLNLLNVSDHTAHTLGVNLPRLRLLINVLVLILVGACVSVAGPVAFIGLLMPHLARVWIGFDQRKVLPMSMLMGATLMLLADVLARALAFPGDLPAGAVLALLGAPCFVWLVRRRG
- a CDS encoding Fe(3+) dicitrate ABC transporter substrate-binding protein FecB, with amino-acid sequence MLAFIRFLFAGLMLVTSHAFAATVQDEHGTFTLDKTPQRIVVLELSFADALAAVDVSPVGIADDNDASRILPDVRAHLKPWQSVGTRAQPSLEAISALKPDLIIADSSRHAGIYSALQQIAPVLLLKSRNETYAENLQSAAIIGEVIGKKAQMQARIEQHHEKMAQWASQLPKGTHVVFGTSREQQFNLHTQDTYTGSVLKALGLNVPTAMAGAAMPSISLEQLLAINPTWLLVAHYRQESIVKNWQQDPLWQILTAAQKQQVASVDSNAWARMRGIFAAERIASDTVKIFHHQPLADVK
- a CDS encoding sensor domain-containing diguanylate cyclase, coding for MKEKRREIVNDSMRALHALAKLMPQLTSQSSLVEMLETINRTLGSTLAWVSVDDDTGLQRVVCAGDVTCHSFDVTDFLASTLLQRHKRSWRVVYWKENIGRALFPSQHPGYSQLQSGVLCKLSSQDWRCSGYFFLAFDERLYSLPILKNIVMVLVEKLKDYLAEIVAREKTAQEMQRVVTQYKTLFERAPVLMNAFDRHNRCVLWNAECEKVFGWSMAEISAHSDPLMLFYPDPEERRRVRESIHISPLKDMYEWYPVRKDGMQLTILWSNILLPDSSILNIGLDITERKKVEQQLAVKATTDDLTGCFNRSAILQQLKSALAVHSLQDANSHFCVLMFDLDYFKQINDEWGHQVGDAALVHFCDRIRELSPVDSALGRVGGEEFLLLLEGTDSDAAMLLSARLRTTLSTIPLLVGDKTLILSFSAGLVEVCHGQRDTSALLTRADKALYDAKRTGRGKTVVVSDYL